TGACTCCGACTCCAAACAGAATGAGCTTTAATTTGCTTTCAAGGATTTTGCCCGATAATGCCAGAGCTGCAATTGTGAGTAGCCCTCCTATTAGAGCACTTGTTTCCGGATTTATATTAAATGTGTATCCTATCACGGCTCCCAGAGCACTTCCTGCGGAAACTCCAAGTATGTAAGGATCGGCGAGTGGATTAGAAAGGACATTTTGAAATACAACTCCTGACATCGATAGAATGCTTCCTGCTGCAAATGCTGTTAGAAGTTGTGGGATTCTGATAATTTTTATGATATTTCTGTCTGGGAATCCGAGGAGAAGGAAACTTATGGAAGAGAGAAAAAGCAGTGTTGCAGAAAGTTTTATTTTTTTTGACAAACCTTTTCCTCCAGCTTTTCTATTCCTTTTATAATATATGGTCCCGGTTTTAAAAGATATTTACTGCTTATGTGTATGGATTTTGCCCGAAGATGCTTGAATATGGAATTATCATTATTTGTTGAGATTAAAATGATAATGTCAGGTTTATGTTTGAAGATGAATTCGGGAGAAATGGTTTTGTATGTTCCGTTTCCGGCTATATTAACCGCCCCCGCGTCTTTTATTATTTCTCCTAAGAAAGTTTGATTTCCTGCCGTGTATATGGGGTTTACCGAGAAAACCATAAGCACTTTTTTGTCTTTTATACATTGCGAAAGTTTCTTTTCTTCTTCTTTGTAACTTTTTATAAAAGTTTTCGCTTTTCCTCTGCCGTTGTTG
This region of Desulfurobacterium indicum genomic DNA includes:
- a CDS encoding helical backbone metal receptor; this encodes MRMLLIFLILSVSAWAQNFQRVISLSPALTEIIFFTGNGKKLIANTRYCTVPKEAEKKEKIGGIINPNLEKIVSLHPDLVFAMNGNPKSTIETIKIFKIPVMTFKITTIQDIADAIVKIGNILSNNGRGKAKTFIKSYKEEEKKLSQCIKDKKVLMVFSVNPIYTAGNQTFLGEIIKDAGAVNIAGNGTYKTISPEFIFKHKPDIIILISTNNDNSIFKHLRAKSIHISSKYLLKPGPYIIKGIEKLEEKVCQKK